The genomic stretch GACTTCCTGTATCTGTTTTTTAACACTGTTCAATAAACTGGCCTCCTTTCTCACAGCGACATATTCAACATGGCTCTACAACCTTATAAACACGCCAAGTTAAATTTTGTTGAGAGTACACTGCTGCCCTTACTGCTCCGTCTACAGAAGGACCAACCTCAGATACTTGGGGACGGGGAGAGGATGAAACTATAGCTATATAAATGTTAGTTAGCAGAAACTGCAGTAGGCGTGGTGATTATTGACTGCTCACAAACATGGACTGAAGCAGAGAGAGTGAGTTGAGGAATGttacatctgtttttttctttttctcgaGAGCTTGGGGGAGCGGACGAGACAACGGCAGAGGGATGACGGACGATCAGCAGCACTTCTGAGGTAGCTGGGCGGGCTTGTCGGTCAGTCTGGTGGTCTTGGTGCCGGGAGCCGCCGGCGCCTCCACGTCCACGCGCTCCGACATCTTCACACAGATGATGTCAACCAGGCGCTCGAAGACCTGCCGCACGTTGATGTTCTCCTTGGCGCTGGCCTCGTAGTACTCGAAGCCTgcaggaggaaacaggaaaGTGTGAATATGAAGAAGCTTTGGGGAGGTTCAGGCCGTCGCAACGCAGATCAGATGTTTTAGATATGCAAACATTTTCTTAAAGACAGATAAATTAGTTCATCTAGTTGGATTAAACCATAGTTGGCATCTCAATCACTAAAATTCTGCTCAAAAGAAGTACATTTCTGATCTACTGTCCTAAAAGTTCAGTCATATTACAGGGACTCCAATATTTCCATATAAcctgaataaaactgaactCTGAAATCAGCTCTGTgttaaaacagtccaaataaAGAGCGAATAAATTAAGTATGTGACTTGAACGTCCCAGAAGCGCCggagagacaaaacaaagaatgaaCAATCAAATGAAAGAGGAGGCTGCGTTTGTTTTCATGCATAGCTGATGTTGGTCTGAAGATCATCTTTAGATAAATCTCTCATGCCACCAGGACTTACTAAAGCACAGTTCAGTCTTCAGGCTTATTTTACGTAGCTGGAAGAGTCCACGTAGACCAGAGACTCATGACGGAGACTTCTGCTTTTGTACTTGACTGCCAAAGTAAATAATGTTCAAAGCAAAACTAACCAAATGTGACAATATCTTCTAACATACATTAAGGTCGCTACATCTTAAAGAGGGTTCGGGGTGATGGTTAACACAATataaagaaacactgaaatgcCGGGTCGTTCTTTTTGACTGCCTTCTGttttgttggtttattttgtttggttttgttgatATAAATAggtactgtgtgtttgtttgtttggttttgtttgcctgtttttctttttttcttctttttcccctttattttaatttaccaCATTTATACTATCTctatttttgtgcttttaaatgtgaaataaaaactttaatGACCAATGACCAAAACTTGAATACGTTTGTGGGCGTGTGCGAACGGTCTGACATCAGAGcagttgaagccctgacttttgtcTTGCAGGGAGCAATTTTTTACatactttgaccatgtttaacatccaacatcagaacagaataaaaataacagagaatcactaaaagcagaatatgtccctGTTAAGATTCACCTTTTTAATCTAGTCTGTATCcttgttttaaaaacataatatgtctcctttaatatAAACATCAGATATGAGATCCTGATAGTGAAAAACTCATTGAACTGCACCCTCAGCTAGTTCATTTaattagttttgtgtgtcagttCAGAGAGTATCTATTGACAGTCCCATCATgggagagcgtgtgtgtgtgtgtgtgtgtgtgtttaagctCTAGATTTTACACGTCCTATTTAAACTTCACAGCTGTGGATTTGTCCTGTGCTTTTGAACTAATCTAGTATCACTGTCTGAACATGTGCATCACTCCGTTTGGAGCTTTAAAGATTGTTTTCTGACTTAACTTGGGAGtggctttatttatttcaacctCTCAGGGTTGTGTTTGCTATATTCAGACTCTTCTGCCCACTTCACAAATATCTGAAACATGAGAAGACGTTTTCACCTGTCcaaatgttaaacatggtgTTTTACCTCACAGATCCAGGCTGGATGAAGGACTCTGATATCTGGCAGAACTTCTGGCAGTCACTTCTGACTGTGTCTGTAACTTCTCCCTGAACTGTGTGAATATCTCTTATTTCAGTGGAGTTTAATCCGGAGCCTACAGCGTGTATTTATTCAAGACTTATATCTTGGAAAATAGCTCCCAGCAGTGGAGCTAAAACCAGTATTGTGCATTCTCTAATTAGAACATCTCATCGGCCCAGAGCAATATGTACACACACTTGtagtattttgttttacacacaccTCCGGGGGGGAAAGTCATTTTCTCCTGGAGTTGAACTGGTTAATAGAAGTTCATCTCCTGTTTCACACAGTAAAGCTGAACATCAGACAGAAATTCACACCATGACAGTGCAAAGTTTTTGATAATCTGGGTCTGTAGTTATCAGACTTTCAAGAATAAATAGTTGATTTTtcatacttaaaaaaaattatttattctttacgtctgtccagtggtggaaagtaactaagtacattttctcaagattagagaaaaagtcggaaaactgaaaacagatttgtgtatcagaactttgttttttcttctttcctctcccattaatcatctcaccacccctcagatttatctgctgaccctttggaggggcccgacccctaggttgggaaccactggactaaactagctaactgtatataaagtagtgtaaactagctccacctccagcagctacaacagtaacatgctgctctaacactgatgcttcactattaataatctaatgatgtcatatataataatatatcagtcagagggaccaaaccactacttttactgcaatactttaactacatcaagctcataatacttatgtacttttactgcaatactttaactacatcaagctcataatacttatgtacttttactgcaatactttaactacatcaagctcataatacttatgtacttttactgtagtagacATGGTAGACAAGCTAATTTAGCTCCACACTGATAAGTGCAGACAATGGAGATGATCAGAAAGTAATTGATCATTCAAATCAATGCAGATTtattcttgttgtttgtttgatacatataaattaaaaaagataataGAAATATCCTATCAAATGTTCACATACAAATAACCAACTAAAACAACTCTGATCTTAATGATGCtgcttcatattttattattgatcatATCTCGTCCaatcagaaagaaaacagagtttCTGTCCTGCAGTCATCCAGGATCTTCTCTGAGCCAACTGAACAcacctctgcagctctctgacaaCAGATTTTATTCTCAAGTTTGTGAATAAAAGTGAAAGATTTGTACTTTTATCTTCTCTTTATCTTCTAAATACGAGTCTTGATCTGAGGAGTATTTTGCAGCTTTCATGCAGCAGTTTCTCACCTAATTGATCTGCGAGGTGTTTTCCTTTCTCTGGAGGTACGACTCTCTCCTCGTCCATGTCACACTTGTTGCCCACCATGATCACCTGGGCGTTGTCCCATGAGTACGTCTTAATCTGGGTGGCCCttcagcacgcacacacacacacacacagcaacataaATCATCAGCTATTAATGACTGGAATCTGAATCAAGCTCCAAACCAATCACGTACCAGTCCTGGACAGCATTGAAGGACTCCTCGTTGGTGATGTCATACATGAGGATGAAGCCCATGGCGCCGCGGTAGTAGGCTGTGGTGATGGTGCGGTAACGCTCCTGCCCCGCCGTGTcctggaaacaaaaacacaaactctgtGATAAAACTCAGAACTTATCTTTAGAAACCCGACACTACTGGGCTGTTCACATCCATGGCCAGAAGCACATCAGTGGGAGTTTACTCACTATTCTACCAACTAGAACTGCTGTTTTCTGAAATATTGTTGTGTTTGGTCTCCAAAACATATATTCCAAGAGGACATCCagagattttcttttcaaatctGTGGTTGTCTGGAGTTTTATACCAATGTCCTCTTGGAATATGTTAGTTTGTGAGTTATTGTGGCACTACGTCTTTCATACGGTGTCTGCTGTGgatttcttttgttattgtgcATTGCCAACCAAATTAATTGCCCCTCCTTTGGCGGTGGATATCTGTGATAGTTTGAGCCAATATCGCACATTAATCAAACCTTAATGTGctgttaaggtttggttaggaTTAATTAGGTCCAGTCTGTCAGGGCTCTGGCTGGATTTCTAGTTTTTCTCCCTGTGTTTCTCTATGTTTCCCTGTTTTCccctgtctgtttgtctgcctgatatatcttattcctctgtgccgtagacctccgttgtcgtccaaaatctattaaaaacacatcagtgagccacaccgctgcaccgggtgacatgttccttcatcatgaagagtttggtcatgttgtTTAGAAACTGCTTCAAAGACTATTAACAGCGTCAGTTTTTCACTCTCAGTAAAGTATTTGTGCGTCAGGAAGAGCCGTGCATGCATGAGGACGCAGGTCTGTTGATGATGCtctgctagcttgttgtgcgACGCATCACAAaactcttgactttgtactaaacTACTTGGAGAAATTTACAGTTTCTGGGTCAGAGTCTGATCAATACAACAAGCGTGCAAAACTGGCAATAGTTCACTATAAAGAGAATCACGTCCTCATGCAGGCACAGTGGTCTCCTCCTGACACGGAAATACTTTCCAGAGTCACATGACGCTGACCCTAAACAAACTAAAGTGAccaaacatgtcacccagtgcagcagtgtgactcattgacgtatttttaatagtttttggacaataatagaagtctacagcacagaggaataagatatatcaggctttggataaacaaacaatatttgttagtagatcagttcattgttggtttgtatccaaacatgagatttgttgacaagaagaaaacataGGAAATcgcagccttatcctttaagacaTCCATggttaaagtctgatgttttgttgacccatccatcaTCTGATTTCCTCCCAACGTCCTTTATCGCTCTAAAATAACATcatctgatttcctcctttgcttccGCCATCATTACTACGACCACTAGAGGGCGCTGTCACTGCAGTGTCAACAGATGATGTTTTGGGGCACTTACTAAACAAATGactcagtctttttttttttcctcagaggTCAGACTCATTCTCCCTGGTGATGATATGAGCTGAtattgttgaaaaataaaaacattttatatgtgAACTCAAAGTGTGCAGAAAAGCAGTCGGTTGTTTGAAAACGTACTTAATGGTATAATAAATGAAAGCATCAGGGACACAGCTTTGGATTTGTGCAGCTAATCAGTCATCAAGACTTTCACTGCTGTCAGAGTGTGAATATCTCACTCTCTCATCTCTCAGCGACCAAACAGCGCGACTGGTTTCAGCCTCATCTCCTCTAAGACTCTTAACCGTCTTATCTGGAGCAGCGATCGATCCGCAGCCGCAGGCGCTGATCGCGGCTCATTTACAACAAACCAGCTGAGCCTCAATGTGACTTTCACGCACATCCGCGACTCTTAACATCGTTCAGCCGCCATCCGGCTCCATCCTACCACCATTTCATCACTTCATCCCCATACCAGCACAGCTGGCCTGGGTGCAGTCACTCCTCTAAATTTAGCTCTTTTGTGCTTCACTTGCTCTGCACACATTCAACAAACACTGATTCTTTCCTGTAGGATACGGTGAATGCTCGTTTGCATTGAATTAATTTAGATTTGATGTGtgattatgtgtatgtgtatgtgtgtgtgtgtgtgtgtgtgtgtgtgtgtgtgtgtgtgtgtgtggacaaatttcagactaaagaccagttaattggggaaggcttgtccaattgggaaaaagctgatttctAGGTCAGTAGTTAAGGTTAGGTTACGGGTTATGATTATGGTTTGGGTTTGGGTAAGTCTCTaatctatgtaatgtccccaaaagggACCTAGgacgacgtgtgtgtgtgtgtgtgtgtgtgtgtgtgtgtgtgtgtgtgtgtgtgtgtgtgctgaatgCGGTAGCAACATTATTCATGGAGGGTGATAAGCGGAGCCTCAGGCAGTGACTGATTCCTCTCAGCTGAGTtgaaagcagagagaaatgtgtttgaTTTCCACAGAAGACGACGTCACTGCACAAAAGTGTGTGTGGACAGCTTCCTCCATGTGTGATAGTCTAACACGGACATTAATgtgctgctataacagcctccactctccTGGTTTCCCagcagatgttggaacctggctgcagggatttttCTCctattcagccacaagagcattgGTGAGGTCTTTCTCACCTGATCATCCCTGCCGTCTCATCTGCTTCTCCGCTTCAGTCTTTATGTCCACCATCTTTGTATCTTTGACTGAACAGATGTTTTctattatttgatttaaaactGCTGAATGAATTATCAGGTTTCTATAAAGTTTAATCTTTACCTTCACCTTTTTTATCCACAACTACTGTTACACCTCAGACAAGCGTAAAAACGATTTTGAgattgaaaataagaattaaagAACGCAATGATGAATGCAAATCTTATGAGACCGCATGAGAAGATGAACCAGCCAGCCTCGACCAGAGTCTGTATTTTCTCTCATCGGTCTTTCTTAAAAGCTGAAACATGCTcctaaatgttttctgtctatATTCTTAGATTATAAGATCAGTGAGTGTCTACTGCTGCACTGGACAGTAACATCTGAACACctcatcattttaaaacaaagctTAACACAAACAAGAATGTTTTGTAAGTATTCAACAACTACAAATCCCATGAGGCTTTAGTATTGTGCCTAAGGCTAAGCTACAGGCACTAGAGACACAAAGCCGTGCTTAAGTTGGTTCTGTCATACATTTGTGTAactgtatacatgtgtgtgttttttttttaaatgtgtgtttttgtgtgtgtgcgtctatTTTTACTCATCGCTGTGCTTTCAGTTTGAATCAATCGGCTTTGATTAGCTCTACTTATGGCACTGTCCCCCACTCCCCttccaacatacacacacacacacacacacacacagacacacagacacacacacagacacacacattttatcacACACACCACCTCACCCACATCCCCCCTTCAGGCTCCTCTGTCCCTTGCCGGGTCTCAACCTCTTCGCCCCAAGAGGTCTCTTTAATTGCCACTGAAGACAGCACtgttagggtgtgtgtgtgtgtgtgtgtgtgtgtgtgtgtgtgtgtgtgtgtgttggcgaGAGAGTGAGTGAGCATGAAGGgctgctgccatggcaacaacaTCACCGCTGATGATACAAGCCATAGCCAGaagtctatgtgtgtgtcttttctcttcctcccagcAGCTTGTTGTTGACTGAGAGCAGAACATCATGTTACACTGCAGCAGTACATCCTGAGTCTGTATGTTGTGttgctttacattacagtacatcACCATGTTTCATGTTACACTACGTAACAGTGTATTATATCACCAATGTTATGTTACACTACATTACAGTGTATATCACCATGTGTTATATTATGCTGTATTACCACGTtatgttacagtatattatatcaCCATAtgttatgttacattacagTGTATTATTTCACCATATTTTCTGTTATGTTAAAGTGTATTATATCAccatatgttattttatgttatattacCACATGCTATGTTatgttacattatattacaGTGTATTATACTACCATGTATTACGTtatgttacagtatattatgttATATCACACATATATTATATCACCATATGTTATGTTATACAGTGTATTGTGTTATGTTCCAGTTTATTATATTGCCAAATGTTATATTATGTTACGTtatgttacagtatattatataaccacgttatgttatgttatgttatgttatgttatgttgtgttatgttgtgttatgttacattacattgtgttacagtattttatattacCATATGTTATGCTTCAATACCTTATAGTATATCACATATAgctactatatacagtatgttgcattacattttctgtctatACTCTGTGAAAAATATTTGACCATTTGAAAGATTCTGCCACTGAACTAGATGCAATTatgagcttcttttttttttttttttgataaaaaagCTCCCAATAATAACATCTTAAGTGAGACTCATGGGAGCTAATCATGCTTACACTGGTTtccattagcattagcattttgcTAACCATCATCAGAGCTGTGTCTGAAATAATTcagtcaatcactgtttcctgtATGATAAAGATCCAATAGTTTATTCTGTAGTGAACAGTAAATTGAGTTTTGATTTATCAACAGTATCTATCCGTCCATGCTCACCCAGATCTGCAGCTTGATCCTCTTGTCGTTGCGATAAACCGTCTTCACCTTGAAGTCGATACCGACGGTGCTGACAAAGGAGTTGCTGAAGGAGTCGTCGGCATAGCGGAACAAGAAAGACGTTTTCCCGACGCTGCTGTTGCCGATGATCAGCAACTTGAACATGTAGTCAAAGTTCTGGTCGGAGCCGTCCCGCTGGCCGAAACGCTGGTCTGCCTTCGCCATCTGACGATTTGGtttgaagagagaaaaacacacaatcagtGTGATATTCATCTTAACAAGTTTCGATTTTCAATGTCACactaacatttttttatattttgtatgctGATGTTACCTTTTTTAaagctaatgttacttttttatttttatgctaaCGTTATCGTCGTGGTTTGGGACACACAGTTCATTTCTCACCACCTGTAACCTTGTGTAGTCTGTTAGTATCATCACTGCTACTAGTTGCTGTTTCTCACTGGAATACGTGTCACGTTAGCTGCAGTTGACAGATTGATCATTTTACTGGTTTCCAGCTAGTTGCTTTATGtctaaatactgaaaatgtctGTATATAAGCTGTCATGATACTGTTGCAACAGGGTTTTTAGCCCCCTTGCTGTGTGAGCATCCTTCATTGGTAAACGGGAAACCTGTTTAATTAATTGATACCtaattcatttgaatgaaaattGCCTATCGCAcaaaacagtaaacatttattttcacatgtacaCCAACTGCAGGTGACAACTTGGATAAAAACATTTGGTAGAAATAAAACTTCTCATCTTAGAAACTGAGAATATGACCAACATAACATTTGCTTTGAATTCAAATGTATGACTCAAATGTCAAAGGCAATTAACAGTTTAACAGATTCTGTTTTTACTTCAGATTTTCCTCTGTGGGCTGAAAAAATTCTTCAACCTCTTGCTGTGATGAAACTATTTTAAAACCTGTTGGGTGAGCACAGAAGTGCTTCTCTTTGTTCCTGCAAATCTGACATTATAGAAATTTTCACCCGACTGTGATGATGAGCTGCAGCCAAATGTGATTCAGCACAAAGACCCAACAAACAAAGACttgttgtaaacaaacatttcctGTTAGACTTAAACCACCGAGCCCTTTGCTTAGAAGGGTTTTATCCTTTGAAGACTcgttatttgttattttgagtgcataagttCATTCACACTGACAATTATGACaaaattcagtttactatgaGTACCCAGATGGTGCACTCAtaacggtcaaaaagttgagtgtggaacacCGGACACTTCTCACCCTCgatggtcgccatcttggctacatAGCCGAAGGGGAGGTTCCACCAACCTATCATCTAACTTGTGAAAATGGCGGCCGAGGAAGCTGCAGCGGTTGCAATTGCTATGGTGAACTTCACACCATACAAATATAAGTATCGATATAAATATTGTCTTCACTGTAGAAGATTTTAGTATTAGATGTGTGGTCAGAGGTTTGGCAAGTTGTAAACGGGGTCCCTTATTTTGTGGCCAGTTGCCAACGCCTCCTTTTTCAAAGTGAGGCGGATTGCTGCCATGAATGGATACAAGTAAGTGAATGCATATATCTAGCTATTGTTTAACACTATCATATGAAACCTTTCCAACATTGCTATATACTGGTTTCTATACATTGAGGTTACTGCATGCAGTGTCATGCCATTATTGTGATCCAATTGTATTTCAATCAGAACATACGAGcctttgtgaaaaaataaaataaaaagggaaaaccTCAAACGGAAATATAAGGTCGGTTGACTTTTTCACACGTCACTATCACTGTGAGGTAATCAGCCCTACGGATATGAAAAGTTATCAATTATTATTTGAGTTGATGAAGAGGTAACTTTAAAATATATCAGTGTAATACTGCATTCATGTTACTCATGTTACAGCTATTTGGATGCTCTCATATTGACTCTGAATAATTACTTAACTTTTTTTCTGGTGAAAGTAGTTAGTAGCCCCAGGAAATGTAATACCAGTGTTTCCCCAACACGCATTCAATAGCAGTGGTGAAACCATCAATACTGAATTAAGAGCACCACTGAAATTTCAcagtttattattcattatgttTGGTGCACACTTAATGTATAGTGCTCATAATACAAATGaactacattttacattttgcatcatacattttagtctttttatcatttctacTGAGCACAGCTGCACTGCTGCTGAACAAAAAtcataggggaaacactgaaaacgGTTAGGAATTTGCAAGGAATGACATTTGGAATGTTTGATCTGAAACcagagtgtttttctgtttcttgctgtCCTTCCTCTGCAGGACCTGAAGTGCCACAGAACTGGGGTCAGCACAGAGGAAGGTGAGACCACTCCTCATTGCTTTATCCTCCAAGGATGTGGCGTGGTCGAACCTCCCTCTGTGGTGACACCAAGAACAGGACACAGCCACAACATCCATGACATCCACCCCAAAAAAAAGGCAGCGGGTTGATGTCGTGGAGGTTTTAAGGGATATGCGGGAGATGGAGGTGAAggcaacagagagaggagaccAGAGCCAGAGAGGCAgctgagagggaggagaggagtcaATGTGAGGCTGTAGAGAGGGAGGAGCACTTTTTTAAAGagatgagggagaggagagaggagagacaaggAGATTGCTGCTAGGGAGGAGCACCTCGAACAATgactaaacaaataataaaaaaaaaactcattatcTGCTCTATCTATTATTGTCACTCTAGATCTTTAGTCAATCactaatattcacacacacggcaaggcaagtttatttgtatagcacatttcaacaacaaggcaattcagagtgttttacataaaacattaaaagcattaagacaaagtgcaaaagaaacacataaaagacatttaaatacgattaaaaacagttttaaaactatttaattttaagcaaaatgatttatttaatcaattaatgagCATGGTCGTGATCTGGTGCATAACACAGCATTGCCATCCGGTGcctgtcctctgctccacagATGGCGCCTGGAGGTGCTGGTTCTGGTTGGTCCCCTGCTGCTCCCTCCACATCAACATCTTCTGGCTGCAACAGGTCCCCATCGCTGAGACAGATGTTGCGCAGGACTGTGCAGCAGGCGAGAACCTACAGGACAGAGAGGACATCCACCTCCAGCGCTGTCAAGAAAATGGACCTCCACTTGATCTTCAGGATGCCAAAAGCTCTCTCCATGATGCATCTTGCTTTAGACAGGTGACTATTAAAGTGAACCTGGAGTTGTCAACAGTCTGGTCTATAGGCTACGTAGATCACAGCAAAAACAATATGTAAATCAATATACCATAACAACATACcatacacactgtacacagtgtactacatggaAGTGTACTAACAGAATTTTCCGAAAAGAGAGCGTCGGAGTCGGAGCTGAATGAATGTGAGCAGCAGATGAGTCACAGCTGAATATCCTGCTGGGTTTAATCTAGCGTGGATGGCTGTGTCAGTGGAGACTCATCCTCTCTGTCAGAGACCAGGGGAGGAAAAACTAAGACTAAATTCATCTGAAATTACAATTCTGGATATTACGACTCAGCAGACATTTCTAATATCAGGACTCTTATGTGCTGTTATCATGTCACCATAAAGAAAACTGACTTCATATCTCAAGAGTGAATTCTGAGACATTTTCAATTGAATTTGCAACAATCTGAATTTTTCATTGTGTAAAGTGTGTCTTACTGTATTATGTTGTCTATTGTTATGAGGCAGCTTGTGTCTCAACATTTAGAAAACAAGACTGGGTCAAAACCGAGTGTATTACTGGACCCTGTATGGTCACTGTGTGAAACTGTGGCCAGTGTGTTACAGTGATAGTCAGTGGTCGTGTCTATAATGTGAgttcctggatattaaatgtttatctgcaattttctgtaattgtaccagtaatatttgttgtttaagTGCACCGAAgcagcatcacatgacatggttataCAACGTTTCAGtcaaaaaaggttataaatgcagcagCAAGAATCACATcctgggatgtttgatttgaagtgaacttattttacttctaattataactattctaattatctgttaactccctctgctctttcatctgtttcactctgtggatgtctttcatttttcactCCGCAGTGAGcgttttgtcagagtgatggttatttggTGCTTTAACCGTGCACTCACCCTCATGCTTCTATGCACCTTTTTTCAGCCTCTTTCCCAATCGATGATCCTGgaagctgcagtggaaattgtaaatgaaagttctgacagcattttgggtgcaaattcaggaggcttatctccacCCAGCtactgcagttacagtcaaatcaagcgcacctgcagagcagccgccccaCACTACCCTGATATGacagctacatgagtctcatgttttacctgcaagactcgtgttttaatgctgttgttcatcgtttgtgatgtgaaaatgtcagagaaataaaaagcttgcgtcctgtcagttataaaatccagtCGCACCACGGAGCATCTTTGCTgccggctgctgacagcgctgccaGCCGCAGAGTGGATCACGTtggacggtagaggaggagacacagagacGCTGGCACGCGTTTAAAAAGGATTTTAGCCAACTTTACACCaaagctgaaagctctgatcaggaaacacagtcactctgtgTCGTGCTGCTGTCCTCCATCATCTCATgtcaattcattttgaaagaggaacggccaatggggaaactccaacactcggCCAGCCAACCAATGGtgaaacttcatcactcactcaggcACTCACAGACAACTGCGGTTATAGGGTCGGTCCAGCTAACAACAGCTTGGTGCAGTGACTGTTTGCGGCTTGAAATCTTGTCATCACATTGAGGTCGTCAGTGTAAAATATGTTGTCAGTCCAACGCTAcacataggagcattttctgatctgacgcccATATCAGTTGGACAACATCATCCGTCTGtgttttccaaaaccattatacatcactgttgaaaaataaatgtttgtgacAACcctatggt from Thunnus albacares chromosome 9, fThuAlb1.1, whole genome shotgun sequence encodes the following:
- the rab3b gene encoding ras-related protein Rab-3B — encoded protein: MAKADQRFGQRDGSDQNFDYMFKLLIIGNSSVGKTSFLFRYADDSFSNSFVSTVGIDFKVKTVYRNDKRIKLQIWDTAGQERYRTITTAYYRGAMGFILMYDITNEESFNAVQDWATQIKTYSWDNAQVIMVGNKCDMDEERVVPPEKGKHLADQLGFEYYEASAKENINVRQVFERLVDIICVKMSERVDVEAPAAPGTKTTRLTDKPAQLPQKCC